The following are from one region of the Nicotiana tomentosiformis chromosome 7, ASM39032v3, whole genome shotgun sequence genome:
- the LOC104117924 gene encoding pentatricopeptide repeat-containing protein At2g27610-like, giving the protein MERDFLSAHMRNPPPIFRGIFSSLYPVPKTCLMLCPNKPQLGNISLFPSVHFNCFSCAALQTIEPNSPSVENPKLQYSFGSKRLSKELKYGAKERFLILNKKKGVKWYSEMLKDYATKLCLKEGKALHGEIIRSCIEPDSHLWVSLINFYSKCGDLAMAGNVFDLIPERDVVSWTALIAGFIAQGYGSKGICLFRDMRGEGVRLNEFTLATVLKGCSMCLDLEFGKQLHAEVVKVAGFSDIYVGSALVDLYAKCCELESAVNVFFSMPEQNSVSWNALLNGYVQAGQGEEALRLFSKMSDSEMRFNNYTLSTILKGCASTPNLRAGRVIHSLLVKIGCELDDFTSCSLVDMYNKCGLQDDALKVFLRTKNPDTVAWTAMISGLDQQGQKREAVQLFCLMRHSGLRPNQFTLASLISAAADSVDLICCKSIHACVYKFGFDSEECVSNALIAMYMKFGSAFDGHRVFSSTSNRDIISWNNLLSGFHDNETSYEGPRIFRNLLVEGLRPNMYTFISNLRSCASLLDATLGKQVHAHVVKANLGGNKYVGTALIDMYAKCGHLDDAEVIFYRLSEKDIFTWTVVITGYVQSDQGEKAFRCFNQMLREAIKPNEFTLASCLRGCSGIASLDNGQQLHSLVIKSGQFNDMYVASALIDMYAKCGCINNAESLFKSVGSCDTVLWNTIIFAYSQHGLDDKALEAFRTMLSEGTLPDRITFIGVLSACSHLGLVKEGRRHFDSMKVVFGITPSIEHYACMVDILGRGGKFDDMEHFIEGMELAPNALIWETVLGVCKAHGNVELAEKAANILFEIDPTAESSYILLSNIYATKGRWADVSKVRALMSRQGIKKEPGCSWVKIDNQVHVFLSQDALHPRLNDIHKKLEELASKISAAGYIPNTNYALHNVSDKEKIENLSHHSERLALAFALMSSNRNSTVRIFKNLCICGDCHQFMKLASIVTNREIVIRDINRFHHFSHGMCSCKDYW; this is encoded by the coding sequence ATGGAACGCGATTTTCTATCGGCACACATGCGTAATCCGCCACCAATATTTCGAGGCATCTTTTCGAGCCTTTATCCAGTGCCTAAAACCTGTTTGATGTTATGCCCCAATAAACCTCAATTGGGTAATATTTCCCTCTTTCCCTCTGTTCACTTTAACTGTTTCTCATGCGCTGCTCTACAAACAATTGAACCCAACTCCCCATCAGTTGAAAACCCAAAACTTCAATATTCTTTTGGGTCTAAAAGGTTGAGTAAAGAGTTGAAATATGGTGCCAAGGAGAGATTTTTGATTCTGAACAAGAAAAAGGGGGTTAAATGGTACTCTGAAATGCTCAAAGATTATGCCACTAAGTTATGTTTGAAGGAAGGTAAAGCTTTACATGGTGAAATCATTAGGAGTTGCATAGAGCCCGATTCGCATTTGTGGGTTTCCTTGATTAATTTTTATTCGAAATGTGGTGATTTAGCTATGGCGGGCAATGTGTTTGATTTAATTCCAGAGAGAGATGTTGTCTCTTGGACAGCACTGATAGCAGGGTTTATAGCTCAAGGGTATGGCAGTAAAGGTATTTGCTTATTTCGTGATATgaggggagaaggtgttaggcttAATGAGTTCACTTTGGCGACGGTTTTAAAGGGTTGTTCGATGTGTTTAGATTTGGAGTTTGGCAAACAACTACATGCCGAGGTTGTTAAAGTTGCTGGCTTTTCGGATATTTATGTTGGTTCTGCTCTTGTTGATTTGTATGCTAAATGTTGTGAATTGGAATCTGCTGTTAATGTGTTCTTTTCCATGCCCGAGCAGAATTCGGTGTCGTGGAATGCTTTACTTAACGGGTATGTGCAGGCTGGTCAAGGTGAGGAGGCTTTGAGATTGTTCTCGAAGATGTCAGATTCAGAGATGAGGTTTAATAATTATACTCTGTCTACTATTTTGAAGGGGTGTGCCAGTACACCAAATCTGAGAGCTGGCCGAGTTATCCATTCGTTATTGGTCAAAATTGGGTGTGAACTTGATGATTTTACAAGCTGCAGTCTTGTAGATATGTATAACAAATGCGGTCTGCAAGATGATGCCCTGAAAGTGTTTTTGAGGACTAAAAATCCTGACACTGTGGCATGGACTGCAATGATCAGTGGACTTGATCAGCAAGGACAGAAGAGGGAAGCTGTTCAGCTATTTTGCTTGATGAGACATTCAGGTTTGAGACCTAATCAGTTTACACTGGCTAGTCTTATTAGTGCTGCGGCTGATTCAGTGGACTTAATTTGTTGCAAAAGTATCCATGCTTGTGTTTACAAATTTGGTTTTGACTCAGAAGAGTGTGTCAGTAATGCATTGATTGCAATGTACATGAAATTTGGGTCAGCTTTTGATGGGCATCGTGTATTTTCTTCTACGAGTAATAGGGATATAATTTCGTGGAATAACCTTTTGTCTGGGTTCCACGATAATGAAACTTCTTATGAAGGACCAAGAATCTTCAGGAACTTGCTTGTGGAAGGTTTGAGGCCAAATATGTACACGTTCATCAGCAATTTGAGATCTTGTGCAAGCCTCTTAGATGCCACTCTCGGGAAACAAGTGCATGCCCATGTAGTTAAAGCTAACCTTGGTGGTAATAAATATGTAGGAACTGCTCTGATTGATATGTATGCCAAGTGTGGGCATTTAGATGATGCAGAAGTGATCTTTTACAGATTGAGTGAAAAAGACATCTTCACTTGGACAGTTGTCATTACAGGTTATGTGCAGTCTGATCAAGGAGAAAAGGCTTTTCGATGCTTCAATCAGATGCTAAGGGAAGCTATTAAACCCAATGAGTTCACTCTTGCTAGCTGTCTGAGAGGTTGCTCTGGTATAGCGAGCCTAGACAATGGGCAGCAGTTGCATTCCCTGGTAATAAAGTCTGGGCAGTTCAATGATATGTATGTGGCTAGTGCATTAATTGACATGTACGCAAAATGTGGGTGTATCAACAATGCTGAGTCTCTATTTAAGAGCGTGGGATCCTGTGATACAGTGTTGTGGAACACAATTATATTTGCCTACTCCCAACACGGGCTAGATGACAAAGCATTGGAAGCATTTAGAACCATGTTAAGTGAAGGTACTCTGCCTGATCGGATTACCTTTATTGGTGTCCTTTCTGCCTGCAGCCATCTGGGCCTGGtcaaagaaggaagaaggcaTTTTGACTCAATGAAAGTTGTGTTTGGTATCACTCCTTCGATTGAGCACTATGCTTGTATGGTTGATATCCTTGGCCGTGGAGGCAAATTTGATGATATGGAACACTTCATTGAGGGTATGGAGCTTGCTCCTAATGCCTTGATATGGGAGACTGTTCTTGGAGTCTGTAAAGCTCATGGAAATGTGGAATTGGCTGAGAAGGCTGCAAACATACTTTTCGAAATTGATCCAACAGCAGAGTCAAGCTATATATTGTTGTCCAATATATATGCTACAAAAGGGAGGTGGGCTGATGTTTCAAAGGTTAGAGCATTAATGTCCAGGCAGGGTATCAAAAAGGAACCTGGTTGTAGCTGGGTTAAGATTGATAATCAAGTTCATGTCTTCTTATCTCAGGATGCTTTGCATCCTAGGTTAAATGATATCCATAAAAAGTTAGAGGAGCTGGCTTCAAAAATTTCTGCTGCAGGATATATTCCAAACACAAACTATGCACTTCATAATGTCTCTGACAAAGAAAAGATAGAAAACCTTTCACATCATAGTGAAAGGCTAGCTCTAGCTTTTGCTCTCATGAGCAGCAATAGAAATAGTACTGTCAGGATCTTTAAAAATCTGTGCATCTGTGGAGATTGCCATCAATTTATGAAGCTGGCGTCAATAGTAACAAACCGAGAAATAGTTATTCGTGACATTAACCGCTTCCACCACTTCTCTCATGGAATGTGCTCATGTAAGGACTATTGGTGA
- the LOC138895665 gene encoding uncharacterized protein, whose product MEPWQDINKLEEYRRKLGIHSAFADMNVYAKCDAIERIELWDSMYHLASDMESPWLVGGYFNIILSEEEKYGRRLSLYTWWNGRYDDDCIFKRPDRFLANQQFQDLLSALEVEHLIKYGSNHALILLSCNTNSVQENWLTHSVGNPFIMFQNKLKNVKKALAGWSKETFGYIFKQIAALEDVIKVHEVEFELNPTTQNKAKLHKVEADLTRLYHLEEEFWRQKDSMQWFKYGDRNTNLIHAHVKGKRKRLQVSKILDNNGNWIETRAEMARKAVDLFQAQFTKERIPTNFDIIQNIPRMIFDDQNERLWEEPTMVEVKATMFGLNGNNASGPDGFTRHFYQAC is encoded by the exons ATGGAACCTTGGCAAGATATCAATAAGCTGGAGGAATATAGAAGAAAGCTAGGGATTCATTCTGCCTTTGCAGACATGAATG TGTATGCTAAATGTGATGCTATAGAGAGGATTGAATTGTGGGATTCTATGTATCATTTAGCCTCAGATATGGAATCACCATGGCTTGTAGGGGGTTATTTCAATATTATCTTATCTGAAGAAGAGAAGTATGGTAGACGTCTA AGTCTATatacatggtggaatgggaggTATGATGATGATTGCATTTTCAAGAGGCCTGACAGATTCTTGGCTAATCAACAATTTCAGGATCTACTCTCAGCACTGGAAGTTGAGCATTTGATTAAATATGGTTCTAATCATGCCCTTATCTTGTTATCTTGTAACACTAACAGTGTCCAG GAGAATTGGTTAACTCATAGTGTGGGGAATCCATTTATTATGTTTCAAAACAAGCTAAAGAATGTAAAGAAAGCACTGGCAGGTTGGAGCAAAGAGACTTTTGGATACATATTTAAACAAATTGCAGCACTAGAGGATGTCATTAAGGTGCATGAGGTGGAGTTTGAACTAAATCCAACAACTCAAAATAAAGCTAAGCTGCATAAGGTTGAGGCTGATCTTACAAGGTTATATCActtagaagaagaattttggAGGCAAAAGGATAGTATGCAGTGGTTCAAGTATGGGGATAGAAACACAAATTTAATTCATGCTCATGTCAAAGGCAAAAGAAAAAGGTTGCAGGTATCCAAAATATTGGATAACAATGGTAATTGGATTGAAACACGGGCTGAAATGGCTAGGAAGGCAGTGGACCTTTTTCAAGCTCAATTCACAAAAGAAAGAATTCCAACAAACTTTGATATAATACAAAATATTCCTAGAATGATTTTTGATGATCAAAATGAGAGGCTGTGGGAAGAACCAACAATGGTGGAGGTCAAGGCAACAATGTTTGGATTGAATGGTAACAATGCTAGTGGTCCAGATGGATTCACTAGACATTTTTATCAGGCTTGCTAG